Proteins from a genomic interval of Paenibacillus sp. FSL R5-0623:
- a CDS encoding IS110 family transposase: protein MKQKQNQRITRITEDTLVIGADIAKKIHVARAVDFRGIELGKDCVFHNDQEGLTKLVTWMKELQEVHLKTDIVFGIEPTGHYWFPLAAFLEARDIKIVIVNPHHVNKSKELEDNSPTKSDYKDAKVIADLIRNGKYLEPKLPAMEYAELRILMNFRQKVMVSLNQVKARVHNWFDRYFPEYLSVFKDWEGKTSLMTMRQFPTPEEIVSTGARGVLAHWKTEVKRGVGIKRAEKLFATAGISIGLTEGLRAARLELLSLLDQYELFSKQVETTMKQVMDILSEIPGTTQMLNIPGVGAVTVAGFLAEVGDLSHYDHGQQIIRLAGLNLKENSSGKRKGKTGITKRGRSRLRALLFRCVMPMVAKNEEFKALHKYFTTRSQNPLKKKQSLIALCGKLIRVLHTLGTKKIEYNANEVLGPVRQAQLQQIAP, encoded by the coding sequence ATGAAACAGAAACAGAATCAACGTATTACGCGAATTACAGAAGATACGCTAGTCATTGGAGCAGACATTGCCAAAAAGATTCACGTAGCTAGAGCGGTAGATTTCCGTGGCATTGAATTAGGAAAAGACTGCGTGTTCCACAACGATCAGGAAGGGTTAACAAAGCTAGTAACATGGATGAAAGAACTTCAGGAGGTTCATCTGAAAACGGACATTGTTTTCGGAATCGAGCCTACCGGGCACTACTGGTTTCCGCTAGCCGCTTTTCTGGAAGCTCGAGATATCAAGATCGTCATTGTGAATCCGCATCACGTAAACAAGAGCAAGGAACTTGAGGATAACTCGCCGACGAAGAGTGACTATAAGGATGCCAAAGTCATTGCAGATCTCATCCGAAACGGGAAGTACTTGGAGCCCAAATTGCCGGCGATGGAATATGCCGAATTACGCATCCTCATGAATTTCCGTCAGAAGGTTATGGTGAGTTTAAACCAAGTCAAGGCCCGTGTGCATAACTGGTTCGATCGCTATTTTCCAGAGTATTTGAGCGTGTTTAAAGATTGGGAAGGCAAAACTTCCTTGATGACAATGCGCCAGTTTCCGACACCGGAAGAGATCGTCTCTACAGGCGCCAGAGGCGTTCTCGCACACTGGAAAACGGAAGTGAAGCGTGGAGTCGGTATCAAGAGAGCGGAAAAGCTCTTTGCGACAGCCGGGATATCCATCGGACTTACCGAAGGGTTACGAGCTGCGAGACTGGAGCTTCTGAGCTTGCTCGACCAGTATGAGCTTTTCTCTAAACAAGTGGAAACGACCATGAAACAGGTCATGGACATCTTGAGTGAGATACCGGGAACGACACAGATGTTGAATATCCCAGGCGTTGGCGCGGTTACCGTTGCAGGATTTCTGGCTGAGGTTGGCGATCTGAGTCATTACGACCACGGACAACAAATCATCCGGTTGGCGGGCTTGAATCTAAAAGAAAATAGTTCTGGTAAGCGTAAGGGTAAAACCGGCATTACCAAGCGTGGACGATCTCGACTAAGAGCCCTATTGTTCCGTTGCGTCATGCCAATGGTAGCGAAGAATGAGGAGTTCAAGGCCCTTCACAAGTATTTCACAACACGAAGTCAAAATCCGCTGAAGAAAAAACAGTCGCTAATCGCGCTCTGCGGCAAACTGATACGCGTCCTGCACACACTGGGGACGAAGAAAATAGAGTACAACGCAAACGAAGTTCTTGGTCCTGTACGACAAGCGCAGTTACAACAGATCGCACCTTAG
- a CDS encoding NUDIX hydrolase: MKFIVSASVIVLNEHNEILLMKGRRGWEMPQGCVEEGETIRQAAVREVKEETGIDIELIKFCGLYQNITRGVCNNIFTGKPIGGALTTSDESEEVGYFTLEEAGQMITWGNFYNRIHNALDEKNHPFLIEFSE, from the coding sequence ATGAAATTTATCGTTTCTGCTAGTGTAATCGTTCTCAATGAACATAATGAGATTTTACTTATGAAAGGTCGAAGAGGTTGGGAAATGCCTCAAGGTTGTGTTGAAGAAGGAGAGACTATTAGGCAGGCAGCAGTTCGAGAAGTGAAAGAGGAGACAGGGATTGACATTGAATTAATTAAATTTTGTGGATTGTATCAGAACATAACGCGAGGCGTATGCAACAATATATTTACTGGAAAACCGATTGGTGGAGCTTTGACTACCAGTGATGAAAGTGAAGAGGTGGGCTACTTTACTTTAGAAGAAGCTGGGCAAATGATAACTTGGGGGAATTTCTATAACAGAATTCATAATGCATTAGATGAGAAAAACCATCCTTTTTTGATTGAATTTTCAGAATAA
- a CDS encoding YfiT family bacillithiol transferase: protein MDEKIRFPIGHFEPSLQFSNEDRIHIIGQIPGITKTLREITLHLNDDQLCTPYRDGGWTITQIVHHLADNDMNAYIRFKRALTEEVPMASSYREDLWASLHDYRSMPLEDSILLMEILLKRFLTLLYGLHPDQFRRTLRTEVLGTITLDIAIQRFVWHGQHHIAQIKSCVTSQRW from the coding sequence TTGGATGAAAAAATACGCTTTCCGATAGGACACTTTGAGCCAAGTCTTCAATTCTCTAATGAGGATCGAATCCACATCATTGGTCAAATTCCCGGAATTACGAAGACCTTAAGAGAGATTACACTACATCTCAATGATGATCAACTTTGTACTCCTTATCGTGATGGCGGTTGGACAATCACACAGATTGTGCACCACCTTGCGGACAATGACATGAATGCTTATATCAGGTTCAAGAGAGCGTTAACTGAAGAGGTACCGATGGCAAGCTCATATCGAGAGGATTTATGGGCATCTTTACATGATTACAGGAGTATGCCCCTCGAAGATTCAATTTTGCTGATGGAGATACTGCTCAAGCGATTTCTCACGCTGTTGTATGGTTTACATCCCGATCAGTTTAGACGAACACTCCGAACAGAAGTGTTAGGTACAATTACACTGGATATCGCGATTCAAAGATTTGTATGGCACGGGCAGCATCATATTGCTCAAATTAAATCTTGTGTAACATCGCAGAGGTGGTAA
- a CDS encoding DinB family protein encodes MSYKAILIDQLNACYHDKSWFIPLHDILTDLNAAEAAYVKNEGEHSIWAIVNHLIFWNERWLERYIAEQVDGLHSVNNEDTFDIDPSTLNDVEWRKTLHRLKTVFSDWNKALEDSEEHKLTREIPSYFNAPWWGVVSNLCIHNAYHIGQIMLLKKSMKHT; translated from the coding sequence ATGAGTTACAAAGCTATTCTCATAGACCAATTAAACGCCTGTTATCATGACAAGAGCTGGTTTATACCGCTTCATGATATTTTGACAGACCTCAATGCGGCGGAGGCCGCTTATGTAAAGAATGAGGGGGAGCATTCCATTTGGGCGATTGTCAATCATCTTATTTTCTGGAATGAGAGGTGGCTTGAGAGATATATTGCCGAACAGGTCGACGGGCTGCATTCAGTGAATAATGAGGATACATTTGACATAGATCCGTCTACCCTGAACGATGTGGAGTGGCGCAAGACACTACATAGACTGAAAACCGTTTTTAGTGATTGGAACAAGGCACTCGAAGATAGCGAAGAACATAAATTGACCCGTGAAATTCCTTCCTATTTCAACGCGCCATGGTGGGGAGTTGTATCGAATCTATGTATTCATAATGCCTATCATATTGGCCAGATCATGCTGCTCAAAAAATCAATGAAACATACGTAA
- a CDS encoding AAA family ATPase, with protein sequence MEKGKIIFLNGVTSSGKTSIVEAMQSYDDPFFYVVANDLFENTIGDKHLQTDYWKYLSEAIVMMYHTAKVFSDHGKHVLIDGILVERPELAPHYEQVKQIFEGYPLDIVELYCPLDICRQRNIERGDRREEQSDEQHQIMASDIQYSYSVDTSLHTPEECAEMIINTLFKSE encoded by the coding sequence ATGGAAAAAGGCAAAATTATATTTTTGAACGGTGTAACCAGCTCTGGTAAAACTTCAATTGTAGAGGCGATGCAATCATACGATGATCCGTTTTTCTATGTTGTGGCTAATGATTTATTTGAAAATACGATTGGTGATAAACATCTTCAGACGGATTACTGGAAGTATCTGAGTGAAGCGATTGTAATGATGTATCATACGGCAAAAGTATTTTCAGACCATGGAAAGCATGTTCTGATTGATGGCATTCTTGTGGAAAGACCGGAGCTCGCGCCGCATTATGAACAAGTCAAACAGATTTTTGAGGGGTATCCACTGGATATCGTTGAGTTATATTGCCCGCTCGACATCTGCCGTCAGCGGAACATCGAACGTGGGGATCGAAGAGAAGAGCAATCGGATGAGCAGCATCAAATCATGGCTTCCGACATTCAGTATAGTTACTCGGTGGATACGAGTCTGCATACACCTGAGGAATGTGCCGAGATGATTATCAATACGCTGTTTAAAAGTGAATAA
- a CDS encoding DUF5662 family protein: MLHEGLYAQGLLHDLSKFCPQEFIPYAIKFYAGRKDEDTELRWKNAWLHHQNHNKHHWEYWIVNRNTKEALPMPQKYFIEMVCDWRSFSRKWGRRVKDSNLAERMMNSEDVILHPMTREALIQYLLER; this comes from the coding sequence GTGCTGCATGAAGGTTTATATGCACAGGGGTTGCTTCATGATTTATCCAAGTTTTGTCCTCAAGAATTTATTCCTTATGCAATCAAGTTTTATGCCGGTCGTAAAGATGAAGATACAGAACTAAGATGGAAGAACGCATGGTTACATCACCAGAATCATAATAAACATCATTGGGAGTACTGGATTGTAAACAGAAATACAAAAGAAGCTCTGCCTATGCCACAAAAATATTTTATAGAAATGGTATGTGACTGGAGGTCTTTTTCGAGAAAATGGGGCCGCAGAGTCAAAGATTCCAATTTGGCAGAACGCATGATGAACTCGGAAGATGTTATTCTACATCCAATGACGAGAGAAGCGCTTATACAGTACTTATTAGAGAGGTGA
- a CDS encoding AAC(3) family N-acetyltransferase, with protein sequence MITVGITKSTLSNDLRRLGVKKGMTVIVHSSFKAIGKVIGGPVSVILALEEAVGTNGTIVMPTQTEHLCEPSEHDANLSSEEIEFIKDNMPIYYPDLTPTSYMGIIPEVFRRQDGVFRSSHSHMSFAAWGKEAKRITEDHNLHYALNEKSPLGKIYDLNGHILLLGAPTNSNTSLHLAEYKQQNTFVKPKVWGVKMLVDGIEQWTTYDDINNESDDFELIFNEFKIQTNAVTEGMVGKAVSYLIPQREMVDYALGWMNRNRREHIE encoded by the coding sequence ATGATAACAGTTGGAATTACAAAAAGTACGCTCAGTAATGATTTAAGACGATTAGGTGTTAAGAAGGGCATGACGGTAATCGTGCATTCCTCCTTCAAAGCAATAGGTAAGGTTATAGGCGGCCCGGTAAGTGTTATTTTAGCTCTGGAAGAAGCCGTTGGAACCAATGGAACCATTGTCATGCCCACTCAAACAGAACATCTTTGTGAACCTTCAGAGCATGACGCGAACTTGTCTTCAGAGGAAATTGAGTTCATCAAAGACAATATGCCTATTTATTATCCTGACTTAACACCAACCTCGTATATGGGCATCATTCCTGAGGTGTTTCGGAGGCAAGATGGTGTGTTTCGAAGCTCACATTCGCACATGTCTTTTGCTGCCTGGGGGAAAGAGGCAAAACGGATAACGGAAGATCACAACTTGCATTATGCATTAAATGAGAAATCTCCGTTAGGAAAAATCTATGATTTGAATGGACACATTCTGTTACTTGGTGCACCTACAAATAGTAACACCTCCTTGCACCTGGCCGAGTACAAACAGCAGAATACATTTGTTAAGCCAAAAGTCTGGGGAGTAAAAATGCTGGTAGATGGAATTGAACAATGGACTACATACGATGATATTAACAATGAATCAGATGATTTTGAATTGATTTTTAATGAGTTTAAGATCCAGACTAACGCTGTTACCGAAGGAATGGTAGGGAAAGCTGTGAGTTATCTGATACCCCAAAGAGAGATGGTTGATTATGCTTTGGGATGGATGAATCGGAACAGAAGAGAACATATAGAGTAG
- a CDS encoding DinB family protein: MTKEIEHLLQTFEEWALFVKTMNHLEEKTWNSSMEEGKWTIKSIVSHIMLWDRYFYKEAIEKIALKQPVTLKHMNFEEFNRKAIEFGNRTETSEIVNKAITYRHKIMNDIRGLSEEQLHQTYLDAEGNVFYIPQYLKDFIWHDQHHMEPLKKYLANLEA, from the coding sequence ATGACCAAAGAGATTGAGCATTTGCTTCAAACTTTTGAAGAATGGGCGTTGTTTGTCAAAACGATGAATCATCTTGAAGAGAAGACCTGGAATTCCAGCATGGAAGAAGGGAAATGGACGATAAAATCCATCGTCAGTCATATCATGTTATGGGACCGATATTTTTACAAGGAAGCGATTGAGAAGATTGCTCTGAAGCAGCCAGTTACGTTGAAACATATGAATTTTGAAGAGTTTAATCGCAAAGCTATTGAATTTGGTAACCGCACAGAGACGTCCGAAATCGTAAACAAGGCTATCACGTACCGCCATAAAATTATGAATGACATTCGAGGGTTATCGGAGGAACAGCTTCATCAGACGTATTTGGACGCAGAGGGGAACGTATTTTATATTCCCCAATACCTTAAAGATTTTATATGGCATGACCAGCATCATATGGAACCGTTGAAGAAATATCTTGCCAACCTTGAAGCGTAA
- a CDS encoding acetamidase/formamidase family protein codes for MSTHKIELTQENLIGSFTNEVIPILSVKSGDSIRFQTLDAGWGTGVSYVERMKPFDRQGEKDGGHALIGPIYIEEAMQGQTLEIIFNEIVPGRYGFTSAGGYPNWQNQKLHLTEVEELSLNWTLDSQTMNGTCEIKGKSFTVSLSPFMGVVGMPPESGGIHTTWPPRYCGGNIDCKELVQGSKLYLPIPVDGGYLAIGDGHARQGDGEVSCQAIECPMELVDVTLNVIDDMILINPRAHTPSGWITFGFHEDLNEATVQALDGMLNLMGELYGLERVEAIALGSAVFDLRITQIVNGVKGVHAVLPHDAFK; via the coding sequence GTGAGTACTCATAAGATTGAATTAACTCAGGAAAATCTTATTGGTTCATTTACAAATGAGGTAATCCCCATTTTGAGCGTGAAATCTGGTGATTCCATTCGTTTTCAGACGCTAGATGCGGGCTGGGGAACAGGTGTGAGTTATGTGGAACGCATGAAACCTTTTGATCGTCAAGGTGAAAAAGATGGAGGTCATGCATTAATCGGTCCGATCTATATCGAAGAGGCGATGCAAGGACAGACGTTGGAGATTATTTTCAATGAGATCGTACCCGGGAGATACGGGTTTACTTCCGCTGGCGGATATCCGAACTGGCAGAACCAGAAGTTACATCTAACAGAGGTTGAAGAACTGTCGCTGAACTGGACACTTGATAGCCAAACGATGAATGGAACCTGTGAAATAAAAGGAAAGTCCTTCACTGTATCTCTCTCGCCGTTTATGGGTGTAGTGGGCATGCCGCCAGAGTCAGGTGGAATTCATACGACTTGGCCGCCTCGCTATTGTGGAGGGAACATCGACTGCAAGGAACTGGTGCAGGGAAGTAAATTATATTTACCTATCCCCGTAGACGGGGGTTATCTCGCGATTGGTGATGGTCATGCACGGCAGGGGGACGGTGAAGTCAGCTGTCAGGCCATTGAATGTCCGATGGAATTGGTGGATGTCACGCTTAATGTGATTGATGATATGATTTTGATCAATCCTCGTGCACATACGCCATCCGGCTGGATTACCTTCGGTTTTCATGAAGATCTGAATGAGGCTACGGTTCAAGCATTAGACGGGATGCTCAATCTGATGGGTGAGTTGTACGGACTAGAACGAGTGGAAGCGATTGCACTTGGAAGCGCGGTATTTGACCTGCGTATCACCCAAATTGTGAATGGCGTTAAGGGTGTACATGCTGTCCTTCCACATGACGCTTTTAAGTGA
- a CDS encoding HAD-IA family hydrolase — protein MKGRPQIVLDIAGVLLSNMSLTCWKDMSEETNLSAESLKVHFAGIKRKLWTGMMREEEFWQSLKEMYPELSISRAKDILYNSIVPLTAAQYLERWSESADIHLLSNHCKEWIEPNLSRLSSFTKSVTISNQVGLCKPEIEIYQRVGTFLAAGEEVLFIDDQEKNLHSANLLGWRTLLADEEGDWVNEVESLLRKFINE, from the coding sequence ATGAAAGGCAGACCACAGATCGTTTTAGATATCGCAGGGGTTTTGTTAAGTAATATGTCGTTGACGTGCTGGAAAGATATGAGTGAGGAAACCAACCTATCGGCAGAATCTTTGAAAGTACATTTTGCAGGAATCAAACGAAAGCTCTGGACAGGAATGATGAGGGAAGAAGAGTTCTGGCAATCGTTGAAGGAGATGTATCCCGAATTATCAATAAGCCGAGCGAAAGACATCTTGTACAATTCAATTGTTCCCTTAACAGCCGCTCAATACCTTGAGCGATGGAGTGAGTCCGCCGATATCCATCTGCTCAGCAATCATTGTAAGGAATGGATTGAGCCGAATCTTAGCCGTTTAAGCTCATTTACCAAAAGTGTAACCATCTCTAATCAAGTGGGTTTATGCAAACCTGAGATTGAGATATATCAACGGGTTGGAACCTTCCTGGCAGCTGGAGAAGAGGTTCTATTTATAGATGATCAAGAGAAAAATTTACATTCCGCTAATCTACTCGGTTGGAGGACTTTACTGGCTGACGAAGAGGGGGATTGGGTTAATGAAGTTGAGTCATTGCTAAGAAAGTTCATCAATGAATAA
- a CDS encoding DUF1569 domain-containing protein, with the protein MKSIFNKTHTVEIVERIDRLSANSKPEWGTMQVPQMLAHCSAFQDIPMGNAFPPRGLLGRFVGRLAKPMFYNEKPLPHNMSTIPTIVIEDNREFIVEKEKLKQKITTFQSGGPKNCSSHPHPFFGKLTPEQWGIGIYKHLDHHLKQFGV; encoded by the coding sequence ATGAAAAGTATTTTCAATAAAACGCATACTGTGGAAATCGTAGAGCGTATTGATAGACTCAGTGCAAATTCCAAGCCCGAATGGGGAACCATGCAGGTCCCTCAAATGCTGGCTCACTGTTCGGCATTTCAAGACATTCCCATGGGGAATGCTTTTCCACCTAGAGGATTGCTGGGAAGGTTCGTTGGAAGGTTGGCCAAACCGATGTTTTATAATGAAAAGCCATTACCGCATAATATGTCGACCATCCCAACAATTGTCATAGAAGACAACAGAGAGTTTATCGTAGAGAAAGAGAAACTGAAACAAAAGATTACAACTTTCCAAAGTGGTGGTCCAAAAAATTGCTCCTCCCACCCCCATCCTTTTTTCGGAAAATTAACACCTGAGCAATGGGGTATAGGCATCTATAAACATTTAGATCATCATCTAAAGCAATTTGGAGTGTGA
- a CDS encoding MarR family transcriptional regulator — protein sequence MKYNQNIEDPLSKFSLHIFHIHGLLMRSGDIVTRSLHQSSARWQVLGRIGHGTPTVAKIARDMGLARQSVQRIADVLTDEGLTMYKDHPTDRRTKLLELTAKGEEVLEAIYTQYDEWNQYIMAHLDPKQLLDITNALGQVGQILEKEITQFSDKVNE from the coding sequence ATGAAATACAACCAAAATATAGAAGATCCACTAAGCAAGTTTTCCCTTCACATCTTTCACATTCATGGATTATTGATGCGTTCGGGGGACATCGTTACACGTTCACTCCATCAGAGCAGTGCCCGATGGCAGGTACTGGGTCGCATTGGACATGGTACACCGACAGTAGCCAAAATCGCCCGTGATATGGGGCTAGCCCGCCAAAGTGTACAGCGCATTGCAGATGTATTAACCGATGAAGGGCTCACTATGTACAAAGACCATCCGACAGACCGACGAACCAAGTTACTTGAATTAACGGCGAAAGGAGAAGAAGTGCTGGAAGCGATCTATACACAGTACGATGAATGGAACCAGTATATTATGGCTCACCTTGATCCGAAGCAATTATTAGATATAACGAATGCTCTCGGCCAAGTCGGGCAAATTTTAGAAAAGGAAATTACACAGTTTAGCGATAAGGTGAATGAGTAG
- a CDS encoding methyltransferase domain-containing protein, with amino-acid sequence MSDPRSTYSIQTAVLSLQEELERLKMQAVMGWSKEFRNLEWYGLKNGMRVLEVGSGPGYITEQLLNSLPDSELTSLEIDRSLQAQAKERLKNISSKRLQFVESSIYQMDLPDDSFDFVVARLIFLHLNNPNEAAQEIYRVLKPGGRLAIIDVDDGVFGAVNPDVPALHTVLMKISDYVAQHGGNRLIGRSLPRLLSESGYIDVDIDSVLQHSDLLGIEGFKQQFNLNRFVHFAEKDVISSEEFAQLQQASEAINHSPEAYAMMNFITACGTKPLT; translated from the coding sequence ATGAGTGATCCGCGTTCAACATACAGTATCCAAACGGCAGTGTTAAGTTTACAAGAGGAATTAGAGAGGTTAAAGATGCAGGCGGTCATGGGGTGGTCCAAAGAATTTCGAAATCTAGAGTGGTATGGTTTGAAAAATGGAATGCGTGTATTGGAGGTCGGAAGCGGACCAGGTTACATTACAGAGCAACTATTGAACAGTCTGCCGGACAGCGAGCTTACCTCGCTTGAAATTGATCGTTCACTGCAAGCACAAGCCAAAGAACGGCTGAAAAATATTTCTTCCAAGCGATTACAATTTGTAGAGTCTTCCATCTACCAGATGGATCTGCCTGATGATTCTTTTGATTTTGTCGTGGCAAGACTGATCTTTCTTCACTTGAACAATCCAAACGAAGCTGCACAAGAGATATATCGTGTACTGAAGCCTGGCGGCCGTCTTGCCATTATTGATGTGGATGACGGCGTTTTTGGAGCAGTGAATCCTGATGTTCCTGCTTTGCATACGGTATTAATGAAAATTTCGGACTATGTAGCACAACACGGTGGTAATCGCTTAATTGGCAGAAGTCTGCCGCGTCTCCTTTCTGAGAGCGGATACATCGATGTTGACATTGATTCTGTCCTTCAACATAGTGATCTGTTAGGCATAGAAGGGTTTAAGCAGCAGTTTAATCTTAATCGTTTTGTCCATTTTGCTGAAAAAGATGTGATCAGTTCGGAGGAATTTGCTCAGCTGCAACAAGCTTCTGAAGCGATAAATCATTCGCCGGAAGCCTATGCCATGATGAATTTCATTACAGCTTGCGGCACGAAGCCATTGACATAG
- a CDS encoding GNAT family N-acetyltransferase has protein sequence MIHLRSVSVDNWYACTQLNVTEEQKKSFPAPVVYWIAESKVVTDFRPMAIYFDSELVGFAVYSDKPDHEDNYWLLALMIDTKYQGRGYGREALKKLIDLMKESLNCKRIMIGHRPENGIAGNLYESLGFQRVSEGQIDGEVVRLLRCK, from the coding sequence ATGATTCATTTAAGAAGTGTGTCAGTGGATAATTGGTATGCATGTACCCAACTGAATGTCACTGAAGAACAGAAAAAAAGTTTTCCCGCGCCGGTTGTATATTGGATTGCTGAATCCAAGGTCGTGACCGATTTTCGACCGATGGCCATCTATTTTGATTCGGAACTGGTTGGATTTGCTGTGTACTCAGATAAGCCGGATCATGAGGATAACTACTGGCTTCTTGCTCTTATGATAGATACAAAATATCAGGGCAGAGGTTATGGAAGAGAAGCGCTTAAGAAGTTAATTGATCTAATGAAAGAATCGCTGAATTGCAAACGCATCATGATTGGACACAGGCCGGAAAATGGTATCGCCGGAAATCTGTATGAATCACTTGGTTTTCAGAGAGTAAGTGAAGGGCAGATTGATGGCGAAGTTGTTCGGCTTCTAAGATGCAAGTAG
- a CDS encoding GNAT family protein, whose product MITFQYFEPEDFDQLIEWSGDEAFLLQWAGPQFHYPLSREQLSDYLHGANDKNTSNKFIYKVMDESTQEIVGHIALGGIDRYNRSGRIGKVLVGKPYQGKGYGKQMIDEALRIGFEEEKLHRISLGVFDFNVSAIRCYEKAGFVQEGLIRDARRYEDTFWNLIEMSILENEWKK is encoded by the coding sequence ATGATTACATTCCAATACTTTGAACCGGAAGATTTTGATCAACTGATCGAATGGAGTGGGGATGAAGCATTTCTGCTCCAGTGGGCAGGCCCTCAGTTCCATTATCCACTTTCCAGAGAGCAGCTATCGGATTATCTGCATGGTGCCAATGATAAAAACACTTCAAATAAGTTCATTTATAAAGTGATGGATGAATCGACTCAGGAGATTGTAGGTCATATTGCTCTTGGCGGTATCGATCGATATAATCGTTCAGGGCGTATCGGTAAGGTGCTTGTTGGCAAGCCTTATCAGGGTAAAGGTTATGGGAAGCAAATGATCGATGAGGCACTTCGAATTGGATTTGAAGAGGAGAAGTTGCACCGGATCAGTCTGGGCGTATTTGATTTTAATGTCTCAGCCATCCGATGTTATGAAAAAGCGGGCTTTGTACAAGAGGGACTTATTCGTGATGCGAGAAGATATGAAGATACATTCTGGAATCTTATCGAGATGAGCATATTAGAAAATGAATGGAAAAAATGA
- a CDS encoding substrate-binding domain-containing protein, with product MNKARFALLLTLSLLFPMIVSSGSAHIRPQQMAAILPTTPPVEKSVASKTFGIIYPMTYPTYEMITKDATEYAGKHNITLIVNAPDEANTEQQIRIMENMIKQHVDGIAISPVDAAALTPVIDAAQAAGIPVITFESDVPSSHRIAYVGADNYRTGEQFAMTTTRLLHNQGMILVENGLEEMQGLQQRLNGFIDYIRSETDIEILEVRYHQGNEDQAMSDMENMIQAHPHFNAIIGLDFVSVSASILIWKAKGLNRHLIAFGDSPTSENGLLNGQLSAVISQNEGVWGAKMMETLLLASEGVPVKEFIDTGIIEINQEGSN from the coding sequence ATGAATAAAGCCAGATTTGCACTTTTACTTACACTAAGCCTTCTGTTCCCGATGATCGTTTCATCCGGTTCGGCACACATTCGCCCACAGCAGATGGCTGCAATACTTCCTACGACTCCACCTGTAGAGAAATCTGTAGCGAGCAAAACTTTTGGTATTATCTATCCCATGACGTATCCAACCTATGAGATGATCACGAAGGATGCAACGGAATATGCAGGGAAACACAATATTACATTAATTGTAAACGCACCTGATGAAGCCAATACCGAACAACAGATCCGTATCATGGAGAATATGATCAAACAACATGTGGACGGGATAGCTATATCTCCTGTGGATGCTGCTGCACTTACACCCGTTATTGATGCAGCCCAAGCTGCAGGTATTCCTGTCATTACATTTGAGTCAGATGTCCCATCCAGTCATCGAATCGCTTATGTTGGCGCCGATAACTATCGCACTGGCGAGCAGTTCGCGATGACAACTACACGACTCCTGCATAATCAAGGCATGATTCTTGTCGAGAATGGCTTGGAGGAGATGCAAGGTTTGCAGCAGCGGCTTAATGGATTCATTGATTATATCCGCAGTGAAACAGACATCGAAATCTTGGAAGTACGTTATCATCAAGGGAATGAAGATCAAGCCATGTCCGATATGGAGAACATGATTCAGGCTCACCCTCACTTCAATGCGATTATCGGGCTCGATTTTGTTTCTGTCTCTGCCTCTATCCTGATCTGGAAAGCAAAAGGCCTTAACCGGCATTTAATCGCGTTCGGTGACAGTCCCACTAGTGAAAACGGGTTGCTCAACGGTCAATTGTCTGCCGTTATTTCGCAGAATGAAGGAGTCTGGGGTGCCAAAATGATGGAGACCCTGTTACTCGCGAGCGAAGGTGTGCCTGTGAAGGAATTTATTGACACGGGGATCATTGAAATAAACCAGGAAGGAAGTAATTAA